The proteins below come from a single Pseudochaenichthys georgianus chromosome 14, fPseGeo1.2, whole genome shotgun sequence genomic window:
- the LOC117458056 gene encoding uncharacterized protein translates to MGRRAADLTTPVDRALLHTWGPQCSVGVQTSPGISRPLTQHSVQLTDTLSTPSDSITQTSKSYITKETVDKEILLQTKTDKEKGVILKQKSGESKTKKEVTFKALGGEASEDVACSQRNSSGTYCYARAIKTNPRFSGNVTNVRSKLKSAHRYTNGSVVDSEAIGGISVHSDEAESVDSALSRERDPTGLQGHYAERCGKLLLSAARPFGMPQRICSHCGGRQNEKSSNTGACLAEKLSKSASVLPTTHVQMPNMENNFKPSHYEISESITNRGDRTLVNPQMLYFSEELKYGNTPHPACPAHSKGNLDTFSETHAAIDATSPQPTTILHAKIITFTKATIETRKEEASIESLAKSPQGGKIPRPTTLALTPQFATATKPNKPHTHTYPKQFENPQNKSVQNNVPKKGLSPSSQFENTSTTNTRKSITNFNTVLASTESIPAKFANAQHEIVSVEINTTHRLGISPKRPVLLQVANTSDPASPPRFSRNSGYTPQEETLSSLEKKSPGKASFIDTAMNSSRFSMQNKTASHSILRTVVPQNALNLTSSSDHTSTESKSVATQIQPILPNASKSEPALHVSTVSVNTTFSETKPQDSRVRLPSSAAPSSTSTCNGALFKNKALRYSSINLKTSPHTVSTSSSTLTGNQSNVCATDTALLQSADTTQPTNVLNRDDAPQPDHTLATDSRFQSGNESCVCGVVSNQENNPTMTQVALSEQLNVSKDHIKVSDASTATPKSAIIPDTESYTRGNKFSGNLINEFVLHESNDHENSNVPQVTDLQNYISLIKSSSSCLRGCINTGQQRRTHHQEYKDTEHEGQSTTCPPVKSAQEMDSKTEQFSSGFSVRHANISLKYKADERTLPNHSKPVAKAQSNCETTFSSLKLTGAHVEAVTKPSVLQTSDSEPSSLSQTHKSPELSFTAPVPFNSQEKCFMRTGTECNSILPSSTKLLASISRLPSCEAEAIVRADSKCSAAPPQPCPEDPSLAHSQPAAAALLLPPSPQCCKSAALQQRLETVEASLAANKDRITTLLNIIHDLETCHTPTSGRQCFNTGQDLNNCLTCQKTACIMYSVEYDFRQQERRFLEVLNLSTKGNNAFNAHSSPPLNFSLLRNVIIKNLTKSKVKSKKLCKTLFKWLPRKIQQV, encoded by the exons ATGGGGAGAAGAGCCGCTGACCTGACAACTCCAGTAGACAGAGCCCTGCTGCACACATGGGGACCTCAGTGCAGCGTGGGTGTTCAGACATCCCCGGGGATAAGCAGACCACTCACCCAGCACAGTGTACAGTTAACTGATACACTCTCTACGCCATCGGATAGCATTACTCAAACATCCAAGAGCTACATCACAAAGGAAACAGTGGACAAGGAGATATTACTTCAAACAAAGACTGACAAGGAGAAAGGGGTTATtttaaaacagaaaagtggggAATCCAAGACCAAAAAAGAAGTGACTTTCAAAGCACTAGGAGGTGAGGCCTCTGAGGATGTGGCCTGCAGTCAGAGGAACAGTAGTGGGACTTATTGCTATGCCAGGGCAATCAAGACCAACCCACGCTTTTCTGGGAATGTAACCAACGTCAGGTCTAAATTAAAATCTGCTCACCGCTACACCAACGGCAGCGTGGTAGATTCAGAGGCGATCGGCGGAATTAGCGTTCACAGCGACGAAGCAGAGTCTGTCGACAGTGCGCTCTCTCGTGAAAGAGACCCAACCGGACTGCAAGGTCATTATGCAGAGCGGTGTGGGAAGCTGCTGTTATCTGCTGCCCGACCTTTTGGTATGCCACAAAGAATATGCAGCCATTGCGGTGGCAGACAGAATGAGAAAAGCTCCAATACTGGCGCTTGTCTCGCAGAGAAACTATCGAAGTCAGCCTCCGTCTTGCCTACCACGCATGTCCAGATGCCCAATATGGAGAACAACTTTAAGCCTAGCCATTATGAAATCTCAGAGAGCATCACAAACAGAGGCGACAGGACACTCGTTAATCcacaaatgttatattttagTGAAGAACTAAAGTATGGAAATACCCCACACCCAGCATGCCCAGCGCACTCTAAAGGCAATTTGGACACTTTTTCAGAGACACATGCTGCAATTGATGCAACGTCTCCTCAACCCACAACCATCCTCCATGCCAAAATCATTACTTTTACTAAAGCAACGATTGAAACAAGAAAAGAGGAAGCCAGTATAGAATCTTTAGCAAAATCGCCACAAGGCGGTAAAATCCCGCGACCAACAACTCTCGCTCTGACTCCGCAGTTTGCAACAGCTACCAAACCAaacaagccacacacacacacttatcctaAGCAGTTTGAAAACCCACAAAACAAGTCAGTGCAAAATAATGTGCCTAAAAAAGGTTTGTCACCATCTTCTCAATTTGAAAACACATCTACTACCAACACGCGCAAATCAATCACAAACTTTAATACTGTACTGGCGTCCACTGAAAGTATACCTGCTAAATTTGCTAATGCGCAACATGAAATAGTAAGTGTAGAAATAAATACAACTCATAGGCTGGGAATAAGCCCTAAAAGACCTGTCTTATTACAAGTAGCCAATACATCAGACCCTGCAAGTCCACCACGTTTCTCTCGCAATTCTGGATATACCCCTCAAGAAGAAACACTATCAAGCTTAGAGAAAAAATCACCAGGCAAAGCATCTTTTATTGACACTGCGATGAACTCAAGTAGATTTTCCATGCAAAACAAAACTGCGTCACATTCAATTCTCAGAACTGTTGTCCCACAGAACGCTTTGAATCTCACCTCTAGTTCAGATCATACCAGCACTGAAAGTAAATCTGTGGCTACACAGATCCAACCGATTCTACCCAACGCCTCAAAGTCCGAGCCTGCGCTTCATGTTTCCACAGTATCTGTAAACACAACATTTAGTGAAACAAAACCCCAAGACTCAAGAGTTAGGTTGCCTTCAAGTGCAGCACCCAGTTCTACATCTACATGCAACGGCGCTCTATTCAAAAATAAAGCCCTCAGGTACTCCTCAATCAATCTGAAAACGTCACCACACACTGTCTCCACCTCTTCATCTACATTGACAGGAAACCAAAGTAACGTCTGTGCCACAGATACAGCTTTGCTGCAATCAGCAGACACAACACAACCCACCAACGTTCTTAATCGGGATGACGCGCCTCAACCTGATCACACACTAGCAACAGACAGCAGGTTTCAAAGCGGGAATGagtcttgtgtgtgtggtgttgtttcCAATCAGGAAAACAACCCAACAATGACTCAGGTTGCATTATCCGAGCAGCTAAACGTGTCAAAAGATCACATCAAAGTCAGTGATGCAAGCACCGCAACTCCTAAATCAGCCATTATTCCGGATACTGAATCATATACGCGTGGAAATAAATTCAGTGGTAATCTAATCAATGAATTCGTTTTGCATGAGTCAAATGACCATGAAAATTCAAATGTGCCCCAGGTCACCGACCTTCAGAATTACATTTCCCTAATTAAGTCAAGCAGCTCTTGTCTCCGGGGTTGCATAAACACAGGGCAACAAAGGCGCACGCATCATCAAGAATACAAAGACACTGAACATGAGGGACAATCCACTACATGCCCACCAGTAAAGAGCGCCCAGGAGatggattcaaaaacagaaCAATTCTCCTCTGGATTCTCAGTCAGGCATGCGAATATTAGTCTTAAATATAAGGCCGATGAACGGACACTTCCCAATCACTCAAAACCAGTTGCCAAAGCACAATCAAACTGTGAGACCACTTTCTCATCACTGAAACTCACTGGTGCACATGTCGAGGCAGTTACTAAACCTTCAGTTCTCCAAACCTCTGATTCAGAACCTTCATCCCtatcacaaacacacaaaagtCCAGAGCTTTCATTCACTGCACCAGTCCCTTTTAACAGCCAGGAAAAGTGTTTTATGCGCACAGGCACTGAATGCAATTCCATATTGCCGTCATCAACAAAGCTCTTGGCATCCATTTCCCGCCTCCCGTCCTGCGAGGCAGAGGCGATCGTCAGAGCGGATTCAAAATGTAGCGCTGCCCCCCCTCAGCCGTGCCCAGAGGACCCCAGCCTGGCTCACTCACAGCCAGCTGCTGCAGCCCTGTTGCTGCCTCCTTCCCCACAGTGCTGCAAATCAGCAGCCCTACAGCAGAGGCTCGAGACTGTGGAGGCCAGCCTGGCAGCCAACAAGGACAGGATCACTACTCTGCTTAACATTATCCATGACCTGGAGACCTGCCACACTCCCACCAGCGG TCGGCAATGCTTCAACACTGGACAGGACCTCAACAACTGCTTAACCTGCCAGAAGACTGCTTGTATTATGTACAG TGTGGAGTATGACTTCAGGCAGCAGGAAAGAcgcttcttggaagttctgaaTCTTTCGACAAAAGGAAATAATGCTTTCAACGCGCACTCATCCCCTCCCCTGAACTTCAGCCTGCTCAGAAATGTCATCATTAAGAACTTAACAAAGTCAAAGGTGAAAAGCAAAAAGCTTTGCAAGACCCTGTTCAAATGGCTGCCCAGGAAAATCCAGCAAGTGTAG